The DNA region CAGAATGggcttctcttcctcttccccgCGCAAAGCAAAGaaaggcccccccccccccccccccccttgcccgccctccctctccgCGTGAACCTTTCCGGGGCTCCGCttcggcgcagcagcagcagcagcagcagctgggtgtccgtctcgtctcgtctcatCTGGTACGAGTCTACGTACGAGCCGTCCTCGATGTGATGCGCTGCCGGGGACCCTGCAGGCTTAAATACCGACTATATAcgtcccccccctcccctgccctgccctgccctgccctgccttgcctttgtCCTGCGGCGACCCGCGTATGCTCCGCGTGCGTCGTTCTCTGCAAGCGGTCAGTCCCCCCGGATTACatcgccgctcgctcgcttgcgAGGCCGACTGCATTGCAGCGAAGCGCCGCAGCGTAGTGGAGGCTCTAAACCACTTCGTACTCTTtgcatggccggcgccggtgagGCATGACTACCTCGCCTGGTTGGCCTCCTCTCTGCTCTCCACCTTCCTGACTcctctcctgctcctcgggcgtggtcgtgctcctcctctccccgTTGACCCCCATTAGCTCACCGTTACCAACTCACGCTTTCCACCGCCCCTTCCATACGCACGACCGCTCTGGGCTGGGACTGGTCCTGAAACGCCCCTCGGGGCCGTAAGAGAGAGGAAGTAGTTCTCAACCGGCGCGGGAGGACAAGGTGGATGCATGTATATCCCGCTTGATcatcgtcggggcggcggcggcggcggcggcggcgggcggcccggccCCGTATCAGAGATCGAGCACGTCCTCTTCTTCGCGGACCACCAAGACGCCTCACCGCCCGCGacacgacgacatcgacaacGAGCAGCAGATAATGATGACGAAACCGCGAGGGCCGTCCTCTTGCCCCGCCAGTTCTCCAGCAACCCGAGCGACAACACAAACATCCAgatcggcgtcgtcgtcggcatcgtgcTCGGCGCCTTCATCATAGGCCTCTGCGTCTTCCTCTACATGTACCGCCACACCATCCGCTtccgacaccgacaccgccgccggggcgtCCGCAAGGCGTCGAGCAGCAAGAGCTCCAAGAGctccgacgccgaggcgccgcctccgcccgccaacgccccgccgccaccggatgcgccgccgccggcggagggAGCTTGAtcggggggaggagaggagaggggggacgGGCCTGCTGACGACTCTGGCATTTTGGAATGAGGGGGGACGACCATTAACCCACGAATGATATAAGATTACAATACGGTAGGTTGAGATTGTGAGATTGGATTCATCAGTTGTGGTCCTGTCTTGCCGACGGTACATGGCAGTCGCAAGGCGGACCGACCCCATGCAACTCGTGTACATTACTTGCGCTGTACTTCACCTGGCCAGTAGGGGAGGGTATGGAAACTACATGCATGGAtcggtcgagggcgcgcgagGTTGGAGGTCTTTGCAATCACGGGGCGCTTCAGAGACGGAAAAGGCACGAGGGGACGATCACACGATCTAATGACTCTTTTGGTTTCATAGTCTGCGATTCAAACAACAAAGGTATTATTCTTCTCTCCTTGCAGAGCGTTGTTCGAATCATGGTTGATGCTCTCACCTGGCCCAGACCCCAACGTGCAAGCGGGACACAACGACGTTTTTTCAACTTTCTCGTTGAGGAATTCacccgcatcgccgtcgtcgtcgctctcatCATAGTCTACGACCCGAACCACCATCAGCGTCTTGACGGGGCACCCGACTCTCTCtacctctctctcctccaACGGGCGAACCCTCACCGCAgatgagcgcggcgaggcctcGCCATCTCCACGTCGTCTCTCTGCCGCATGTCCCGCTTGCCCCTGCCGAGATCCCTCACGTCAAAGAACTTGAGGGGCGATAACCTGTCCCTCTGCCGCACAACACGCCgtgcgctgccgccgccgtcgcggtgcgTACCCctcctgccgcgccgcgggtGCCTCCTGGGcgtgcgccgcgagcgcgaccGATCGGCGTGCCGGACGTAGATGCACACGATCAGGGCAGCGAGCCCAATGACGACactgacgatgatgacgccgacgacggcgccgctcgagctgccgccgccgtcgtcttctcctcGCCGGGAGAGAAGTTGCAGAAGGGAGACGAAGCCAGCTCTGTTCCGGATGATGTCGACTGTCGCCGGGTTGCTCGAGGCAAACATTGATACGCCACTGTCGGAGGAGAAGAGAACAACaaaaaacaacaacaaaaacaACAACGACGGTTCATCTATACGGACACAGGGTTGTCAagcttgccgtcgaggacaaATCCTGAAcactcggcgagggcgggcgactTCTCTGCAGACTCGCAGACATCTCGGCGGCACGCCCACCGTTGGCGCCGTGTCCTGGTTCCAGACACGAGCTCTATATACCCCTCGTTCCGAGAGCGAATCTCGTTACGCACCGTGAGTCTTGTTTGTCCAGTCCCTCGCCACCAGACACACGACGGTTCTTTACTTGGCCGGGAGGGCATATATGCGGCTGCAGTCGTCCATGGGGACAGAGCCACCGTCCCCGCCTTCccgtacggcggcggcggcgacgacatcacacacacacaaacacacagAGAGGGCACGCACCTTTCGGCTGGTCGACttggggctggctggctggctggcgggatACAGTACCCTGTGAGCGACGGCCAAgattgacggcggcggcgacaacaacaacagcggggggggggatcgcGCAAACTGCACCCAGCAAACTGCCAGCCCGAGTAACTGCAACGCCTTGTTTGCCCCCACCCTTCGTGAGGAGGGCAAGCCGCGCCGTGAGTTGTCATCTTGTCGGCAGGTGCGATGCGATACAAGTGAGGCGTATCGCACACAAGGCAGAAGCTGGTGCTGTATATTCAGCCTCGCGTACGGGGaatgacgacggcgacggcgacggcgacggcgacaacgacaatAGTAGTTAAGGTGCTACCCGTCATAGCGGGGGAAGCTATTCACTTACTCCagtcactcactcatcaccACGTCCacaaccaccatcaccaaacCAGGACCAAAGTGAATTTGTGTCGGGGCATGGATGGTGTCGGCGCAAACAGCTCACCCTCTTCCCTTAACCTcaaaacggcggcggcgggcagcctCGTTCCCGCCGGGCTGGGATGGATAGATTTCTCAGCAAAGGCAAAcgcggacggacggaggGCTCAAGTCGCACGCCCCCCGCGTGATTTTCCTGCCATTGACTTGTCATCAAATGGTCTTGGAAAGCGACCAAGGGAAGCGCGTCATGATCTGTGCTGCTGTACCACCGGGACGACTTGGCCGAGCCGATTCAATTGTGAGCGTGAAACACGGCATCCATCTACATACCTTTTCGACTCTTGAGTTTCCGGGGCCGTCGCGTATAGCGCCGCGATCACTTCTACTATACTGTATTCCTACCTACTGTCCTGCTGCCGACAAGGGttcctgctcctcgccaaTCTTCCCCCTTGTCGGCTCATTTTGGCCCCTCCCCTTTTCGGCAATCCGCCTGCCGGATGAACAGCAACGATCCATCTGCCGGATGCCTCCAgcggacgcacgcacgcacgcacgcacgcacgcacgcacggctAATTGCAGCATCTGCCGCCGTGCCCTGTGGCAgatgcgtacgtacgtacgttcGTATATACGAAGCACGGCGGTATTGATTAGTAACTAAGTTTGTGACTACTGTAGCAACCCATGGTTGTTGCAGGAAAGGAGCAAcaccgtggcggcgacgacgactgacGTGATGTCTGATCCCTTGTCGTGTATGGACtccgtacaaagtacgtacagtatacggTATAGTACCCGCAAACAAACAACGAAAACTCCACCAACAAGGGGGGGCTCCATGCCAACCCCGCCCCCCGTTCCTTTCGGCGAGCTCCATGGAGCATAGACCCGGAGATAGAAACGAGGACATACCGAGTACGTGATACTACGTAAAGTTTTACCCCTCCAGGATCCGTGGTGGCAGCGACTGCCTGCCTAGGCGGTAGGGTGGAGGAGGACCATGCTGTCGGATCATGGCTCGCCTCATGATAGGTAACTTGATGCTAATAAccctcgttgtcgtcgtcgcgccaaGCGCGGAGAAAACCCCGTCCGCCGTCTTTAACCCATCGTGACCACGTCGCAGTAGTGGAGAAAATGCCCGGCATGGCGCTCCGCGATTGGTAATGAATGATCCATAATAATTGTCCAAGGAGAACACGTAGAGGAGGGAGGGTCACGACGCTCCGACCGCGATTCCGCGACCGGTCGACACTCACCCTGggcagacagagagagagaggatcCATTCGAAGCTCCTCttcttcagcagcagcaaaggGGGGGccaaagaagaaaaaaagggttgccttgtctgtctgtgtggCTTGTCGGTAAACCCCGCCGGTTGCATCATCACCCATTCCTTGCACCTTGCCCCTCGGCCTGCCCCTCCGCGGCTCCAGTCTTTTCTTATGATTTATTTTTTTAGTCAACTATTTTCCCTGTCATTGCCCTGTGCTGCTGTCGAGATttcgccggccggccggctggcgggGCAGTCGGGGCcgaccctcccccccgccccccaaCCGGTGGATAGGAAGGATGGCGCCAGTGTGTAAGTGGTGATGTGATGGTGCTCGAGGGGCGATGATGCAACGACGCGAAaccgcggcggcacctcccccccccccccggtgcAATGCGATTGAGTATAACGTTGCTCGCCATCTTTCACGGGCGGTATGCGTGACTCATACCCAGGATGAGAGAGCCCTTAACTCCGAaaggggagaggagagaaaAAAGGGGCCCCTTCTCTTGTGCCGTGTCTACGTAGTGGGACGGACGACTGAACCCTGAGGGTCGAAACGGGGCTTCTCTCGGCGGCTATATGTGTTTGTCTGCAACAAAAAGGCCAAAGCTAACCAACGTAGTCGATGAAGCCCGATCCACCACCACGTACGTAGCTCTCCATCTCCACCCGGAACGATGGCCGTTCATCATTGACTTCATATGAAAaggggccgtcgccgccatcgcgctTCTTCCTttccctccatcccctctctcatcaccatcaccaccaccaccacttaCACCAAACCCAAAACCCCAAACCACCCCCAACTTGAACAAAAGACCTTCGCCCATCATGTCCACCGGCCGCACCGTCACCCTCACCTCGGGCCACAAGATGCCGCAGATCGGCTACGGCACCTGGCAGGCCAAGccgggcgaggtcggcgacggcgtctaCGAGGCCCTCAAGACGGGCTACCGCCACCTCGACCTGGCCAAGATCTACCAGAACCAgcgcgaggtcggcgagggcatcaagcGCGCCCTCGCAGACGTCCCCGGCCTCCGCCGCGAGCACATCTTCATCACCTCCAAGCTCTGGAACAACAGCCACAGgcccgaggacgtcgagtcCGCCCTCGATGacaccctcgccgagctccagcTCGACTACCTTGACGTGAgtaaaaaaaaataaaaataaaaataaaaaaaatCAGAGGCTTGGATGAGTGATTGAATGAGCGAGTGGCCAAGTGACTGACTCTGTTTGTTTCGGCTTACAGCTCTACCTCATCCACTGGCCCGTCGCCTTCAAGCCCGGCAACGACCTCTTCCCCAAGACCAGCGACGGCTCCGAGCTGGCTCTGAACCGCGACGTCTCCATCTCCCAGACCTGGAAGGGTATGTCTCCAACACCTCCTTACAAGCATCTCTCGCTCAAcactgcttgcttgccttgtGTCCGTGGAGGCTGCTAACAACAACCCTTTTCAGCCGTGACCGAGCTGCCCAAGTCCAAGACCCGCTCCGTCGGCGTCTCCAACTTCTCCATCGcgcacctcgaggccgtcatcaaGGCCACCGGCGTCGTCCCCGCCGTCAACCAGATCGAGCGCCACCCGCGCGTCCCCAACAAGCCCCTCGTCGACTACTGCGCCGCCCACAacatcgtcatcaccgccTACTCGGCCTTTGGCAACAACGGTTGGGGAGTGCCCCTGCTCGTCAACACccccgaggtcaaggccgtcgccgaccgccTCGCCAAGGCCCGCGGCACCGACGTCACCCCCGCCCAGGTTATCCTCGCCTGGtcccagctcggcggccacgtcgtcaTCCCCAAGTCCGTCACCGCCTCTCGCATCCGCGAGAACTTCCAGGAgatcgagctcgacgacgaggccatcaaggccatcgacaagctcggcgagcagcccCAGCGGTTCAACATTCCCTATACCTGTGCGTCTTGCCCCCTCCTTTACCTCTTGAGCGCTTATTTTCATCCTGCCCCAAACACCATCTCATGATGCTAACTCTGCGCAGACGACCCCAAGTGGAACATCAACCtcttcggcgacgacaaggagacggcggccgtcaacCAGGTTGTGCTGTAAGGAATGACGAATTTGCGCTGTAATGAATCGATGGGTTGAGAACATGATACCAATAGAGTAAAAGTCGAATAACGTCCACGTGTCACACGCCAGTCGTGGAGTCATAGTGTTCTGAGCTGTGTTTTGCCCCCATGCTATTATGCTTGCCGAATGTATGCCTCCCACGAGCAAACGCCTACACATGCTGCCATGCCAGTACCACGTACAATTGATATCGGTGCGCTGCGTTTCTAGCCCACATATCTAACTCAGTAATTCTTTGATGTCCTCGATGCGCTGAAGCTTCTTTTCCTCATCACTCATCATGCCCAGGGAGGTCGCACTGTCGTCTGGTTAGCAAagtctgtgtgtgtgcgtatGTCGCAGTCGCGTGAGCCACTCACATAAACTTCTTCCTCTCCTGGATCCGCAACATCCTCTCTTCCACGCTCTCCTTTACGATGAACCGCTTGATGACGACTTCATCTTCCTGTCCGAGTCTATGCACCCGGTCAATCGCCTGGGCCTCCACGGCGAAACTCCACCACGGGTCCATCATGAACACGCGCCCGGCGCTCGTCAAATTCAAGCCAACGCCGCCTGCGCGGAGGCTGATGAGCAGTACCATGAAGCCCTTCTTCTCTTGAAAGTCTTCTAGCACGGCCGCTCGCGCCCGTTGCGCCATGCTCCCGTCCAGCCGTAGAAACTTGACGTTGGCCCGCTCCAGCGCCGGCTCAATGAGTGACAGGAACGACGTGAACTGTGAGAATATGACCGATTTCATCCGCGGGTGCTCGCGCCGCAGAGCCCGCAGATGCGACAtgagcgccgccaccttGGCCGACGAGTGATTCGCTCCCAGTCGCTGTAGGCTTATACGAGATTTCGAAAgcgcgtcgtcttcatcatcgtgCCGCACCACTTCAAACAAGTCTCGCTGGTTCAAGGGCGCGCGGCAGTTGAAGCACTTAGCCACAACCCCACGGTCGCTCTCGTGCTTCATAAAGTCCAGGAGACACTTCTTGCATGCCGAGTGCCAACAGCCTGTGACCAGCTGTTCATTCATGGGCTCCTCGAAACAGAGCGGGCATTCTTTCTCAGACTCGTTGCGAATCTCTTCGAGTGCATGCGCGCCAAACGCAAAGTTGCTCTTGGCATCGTCATCCGTCGTGGCAGTGAACTGGGCAACAAGGGATTCCAAGTCCATATCATCGGCaagccctgctgctgcgtccgccgcggctcccgcctcctcttcctccgtGACAATGTCTCTGTTGCGTACCAGCACGGGGTGACAGCAAGACTGTCGCAGCCGCAGAATCTGGGCAAAAATGGTGGTGAACGCCTTCATGACTGTGCCCGCCTCCATATTCTTTGAAAAGGTCCGCTTGGCTTTCGTGAAGATGTAGTCGTACACTGCCCGCTCTTCCTTGGACAGATCCACGTCCACAATGTCAATTTGCTTCGGCGGTAGGGGAACCAAGGGTTGTCCGTCGGGGGTCTTCATGTCTTTGGTGCGTCTCATCACCAGCGGCTCCAGCACCGTCTGCACCACGTTGAGAGCCCGAACAAAGTCGCCTGATTCAAATGGTACGGTGATGAACGTCTTCCAGAACGAGAAATTATTCCatggctcgacgccgaggaaaCGCACGAGACTGAATAGGTCTTCGAGCCTATTGACGATCGGCGTGCCTGTCAGCACCCAGCGATGAGTCGAGGAGATGTCATAGCACGCCTTGGCAGTCTTTGACGATCTGTTCTTGATGTggtgcgcctcgtccaggatGACGCGAAAGAACTTGAGCGAAAACAGACCGCTGTGAAACGACTTGTCTCCGTTCTTGGCTGCAAGGCTGCTGAACTCGGACAGGACAACGCCGTAGCTTGTGATGACGAGGTCGGGTGCGTTGGACGCGTTGCCACTGCAGCAAAGGGCCTGGAGATTGCTAGACTTTTCGTTGCCGTAATATAGTTCAATCTTCATAGTCCCTTGCTTCGATGCCTTCTCAGCCTCGCTATGCCACTGGGCGAGCAGCGACATtggcgccaccaccaacgtCGTGCAAGGCGCATCGAGAGGGGTAGCAGATGTCGTTCCCAGTCGAGGGAGCTGGTTGACGCTTGAAATACCGCCGGTAGACATGCGGGATTTGCGGGCCAGTTCCGATCTATGGCTGTGGACCAAGCTCAGCATCTGAATCGTCTTGCCGAGGCCCATTTCATCAGCAAGAATGCCGCCCAAGCAATGCTGTTCTTGGACTGGAAAGTCGAGAGACAAATCTCCTGAGTAGGGGTTGACATAGAACTTGGACTGACCGCCCACTAGCGGCAAGTCCTTGTCGTCCATGTCCTTGACGGGCCAAGTATATTCTTCCCACAGGGGATGCATGGACGGCTCTCTGTTGCCCCTCTCGTCCTTCTCTTTCGCCATCATCCAATGCAACGACTGCTTTTGATACGGTCGCAGCGTCATTGCAAATGTATCGGCAGGTTCGGCTTCTGGGGTGTTGAAGTCGAAGCACTGGGCTTTCCTGTACAGGGCATCCAGTTGGTCTTGCTCCAactcctcgccttcttctgcaTCTGATGAATTGGGCGGCGATCCCGAGTCTTTTCCGTCTTTGCTGTCCTTGCCGTTCGTTGCGGGGTTCTTGGCTTCTCGCTGCTTTTGTTCGTCCATCTCCGCAGCCTTGAGGAGACCGGCCCGTCCGTCCTGGGCTGCAGAGTTGGCGGTTATAGGTTGTAGGTTGATCTCTTGGAACAACCTCACCAGCGCCACCTGTCGTAGTCTCAGCTCCTTCTCGTCCGACGTCTCACTCTGCTCAAAGTACGTAGTCGGACGGTCATCGGCGAGCTGAAACCTCCTGTCTTCGAAAGCCGAGTTCAGGAGAGAGCAGCGTAGCTGTAGGAAGACTGTGTCGTTGGTTCGAAGGCGCTCCGGGGCATAGACGCATGTGCCTTCGAACATGCAGACTTTTTGGTCCATCAGCGTTGAGACCCAATTGGCCGTGTCCTTTGCGAGTCTCCCAATCTCCAGGCCGGACTGGTTCGTGAAGCGCACTATGACATCGACCCTTCGAGATGCGGCCGTGTTGTTGCGAACAGGGGTGCTGGGGCCACCTAGCTTTCCCTTGACCTtgggctgctggggcggctgAATCTTTTGCCGCTCAATCCTGACGACATCCCCGTGCTTGATTATATTAGAGCCGCTCCGTGTCGCCCATCCTTCGACACCAAATGCACCGACGTATCGAGACTTTGGTATGCTGCGACGGGGGACAGCAGCGACTGGCTGAGGTGTGGACCATGATCCCGCTCGACTCGGACCCTGGGTCGGTGGGCGGCTCTGCGGGCTGTTCTTCAACTTTTTGTACGTGCCATCAAAGTACATATTGACGGCTCGCTCGAGGTTATCGCCGCAGTTGTCTTGTATGATGCGCATGACATCCGGGCTAACCTTGTCGCCAACGAAGCTTTCGAACGTGTCCTGGTCGAACGTCACAGACGATGACTCGTGCTTGAGCTCCGGTGCGTTTTGAGGTGCCGCAGATCGATCTGGAAGTCCTCCATTCTCGGGTATCTCGGCCAGAAAAGCCCGCGTGTCATCTTCATCTTTCAAAGGGCGCCGGTCCAGGGgtggcgagctgctcggcttCGGGCTGAAGGCAATGGGGTCCGACGACTCCTCAGCCCGGTCCTTGAAGAACCTCCGCTTCTTGGAGGGAGGCTCCTGTGACGGTCCAAAATccatggcgaggcggcagcatcggATTGTCAAGGCGCGGGGGGCCCTGGTTGTGAGGGTTCGGTTCGCCAGTGACCCTGGAaagcgacggcggggagaCGCGCCTGGATTtcagcgcccgcgtcggcgcgACAGACCCGCGTTAATGGGGCACGTGACCGCGTTTTGTGCCCGTTCACGCCGGGATTAGCGGCGCGGAGTTCGGCGTCGCTCCACTGTAATTTTTCGTGAATGGAAGCTCCCACAGCGGATCCATGGATGGAAGAATCCacctcgtctcgcctcgtccaAGGCTGCTGACCGCGGATTTCGAATTGCAATCGCCATGTCGCCCATTGGCTTGTGACGTTCTTGCATAGAACGGCCGTCTTGCGCGAATTCGCTCGCACAACCAGCCGTATGCATCGCCCGCAGCTTGCCTTGGGCCGCGGCCTGAACAGGCtggtgccgtcgccctcgtcccgccgctgctACGTCACAGACGCAGACGTCGAATCGGCGCGGCGATACTGTTTGACGCAGCTCCAGTAAGTATGCGACGGGAAAATCTCATGCCCATTGAGGCCGGATACCTGACAGGATGCCAGCACGAGTGATTATGATGCGCACCTCCTTCGCCGCTTCGTCCCCCCTCCCGTTCAAGACACCTACGCCGCCCTCCGTGCCCTCaacctcgagctcgtccgcctcccCGAGCTCGTCTCCAACCCCACAATCGGCGCCCTGCGCATGAAGTTCTGGCAGGAGTCCCTCGACAACACATTTGCGGGCCGACCTCCCCGTGAGCCCATCTGCCTCCTCCTATACAAGGCGTTGCAGGATCTGGAGGAgagagccggcggcgcgaccaAGAAGTCCATCAAGTTCTGGGTATCGCGCCTCGTCAAGACGCGCGAACGGCACATGGACAACAGACCGTACGCGAGCCTCGCTGGCCTGGAAGATTACGCGGAGAATACGTACTCAACCATGATGTACGCAACCCTGGCATCGACGCCTCTGCGGTCTATGCACATCGACCACCTCGCCAGCCACATCGGCAAGGCCTGCGGCATTGTCGCGGTCCTGAGGGGGATTCCGGTCTTGGCGGCACCCGCGCAGCCAGTCAAGACCCCATCAGGCGTCAACGCCCCGATCACGAGGGAGCCgtctctgctgctgcccctaGACGTaatggccgaggagggcgtcaaggaggaggaggtgtTCCGGCAAGGACCCAACGCACCGGGCCTCCAGGACGCCGTGTTCAAGGTCGCGACGCGCGCCAATGACCATCTCATCACGGCGCGGGAGATGCTCAAGCGGCTCAAGGAGGGCCAGGACCCCGGCCACGACTTTGagcacgagggcgaggcagagCACATCTATGGTGAGGAGAATGACACTGTCCGCGAGATACGTCAAAGCTTCGGCGTCCTGCTGGAGGCAGTACCGGCGGCCCAGTTTCTGGAGAACTTGGAAAAGGCAAACTTTGACCCGTTTGCCGTGAGGAGTAGCGGCTGGAGGTTGCCTTGGAGGATATGGCAGTCCCTGTCCAAGGAGCGGCTCTAATGTCCTGGGCCGCGGTGTACCCCAGGAATGCTGTCCGACGCATGTACCATATGATGTGTACCATACTATAACACGCCGCTCGAACGGCAGGCCACGCGAGAGTGGTCAAACCCCATCTCAATGCAGCCCGGACTGGGAGGAGCCGCTGTGCAAGATCGGCACCCATCTTCAGTCACCTGATGTACGGAGTGCTTGGTAGTTCCATGACGTCCAAGTCATCGCTCGAGACAGCGACGACTTCTCGGTAcaaagtacttcgtattCTGTACTCCATCCTCGAGTCCTTGATTCGGTCGAA from Purpureocillium takamizusanense chromosome 3, complete sequence includes:
- a CDS encoding uncharacterized protein (TransMembrane:1 (o77-101i)~EggNog:ENOG503P9J0) encodes the protein MYIPLDHRRGGGGGGGGGRPGPVSEIEHVLFFADHQDASPPATRRHRQRAADNDDETARAVLLPRQFSSNPSDNTNIQIGVVVGIVLGAFIIGLCVFLYMYRHTIRFRHRHRRRGVRKASSSKSSKSSDAEAPPPPANAPPPPDAPPPAEGA
- a CDS encoding uncharacterized protein (TransMembrane:1 (o41-63i)), whose amino-acid sequence is MFASSNPATVDIIRNRAGFVSLLQLLSRRGEDDGGGSSSGAVVGVIIVSVVIGLAALIVCIYVRHADRSRSRRTPRRHPRRGRRGTHRDGGGSARRVVRQRDRLSPLKFFDVRDLGRGKRDMRQRDDVEMARPRRAHLR
- the GLD1 gene encoding D/L-glyceraldehyde reductase (COG:S~EggNog:ENOG503NU9F); amino-acid sequence: MSTGRTVTLTSGHKMPQIGYGTWQAKPGEVGDGVYEALKTGYRHLDLAKIYQNQREVGEGIKRALADVPGLRREHIFITSKLWNNSHRPEDVESALDDTLAELQLDYLDLYLIHWPVAFKPGNDLFPKTSDGSELALNRDVSISQTWKAVTELPKSKTRSVGVSNFSIAHLEAVIKATGVVPAVNQIERHPRVPNKPLVDYCAAHNIVITAYSAFGNNGWGVPLLVNTPEVKAVADRLAKARGTDVTPAQVILAWSQLGGHVVIPKSVTASRIRENFQEIELDDEAIKAIDKLGEQPQRFNIPYTYDPKWNINLFGDDKETAAVNQVVL
- the RAD5 gene encoding DNA helicase rad5 (COG:L~EggNog:ENOG503NURH); translation: MDFGPSQEPPSKKRRFFKDRAEESSDPIAFSPKPSSSPPLDRRPLKDEDDTRAFLAEIPENGGLPDRSAAPQNAPELKHESSSVTFDQDTFESFVGDKVSPDVMRIIQDNCGDNLERAVNMYFDGTYKKLKNSPQSRPPTQGPSRAGSWSTPQPVAAVPRRSIPKSRYVGAFGVEGWATRSGSNIIKHGDVVRIERQKIQPPQQPKVKGKLGGPSTPVRNNTAASRRVDVIVRFTNQSGLEIGRLAKDTANWVSTLMDQKVCMFEGTCVYAPERLRTNDTVFLQLRCSLLNSAFEDRRFQLADDRPTTYFEQSETSDEKELRLRQVALVRLFQEINLQPITANSAAQDGRAGLLKAAEMDEQKQREAKNPATNGKDSKDGKDSGSPPNSSDAEEGEELEQDQLDALYRKAQCFDFNTPEAEPADTFAMTLRPYQKQSLHWMMAKEKDERGNREPSMHPLWEEYTWPVKDMDDKDLPLVGGQSKFYVNPYSGDLSLDFPVQEQHCLGGILADEMGLGKTIQMLSLVHSHRSELARKSRMSTGGISSVNQLPRLGTTSATPLDAPCTTLVVAPMSLLAQWHSEAEKASKQGTMKIELYYGNEKSSNLQALCCSGNASNAPDLVITSYGVVLSEFSSLAAKNGDKSFHSGLFSLKFFRVILDEAHHIKNRSSKTAKACYDISSTHRWVLTGTPIVNRLEDLFSLVRFLGVEPWNNFSFWKTFITVPFESGDFVRALNVVQTVLEPLVMRRTKDMKTPDGQPLVPLPPKQIDIVDVDLSKEERAVYDYIFTKAKRTFSKNMEAGTVMKAFTTIFAQILRLRQSCCHPVLVRNRDIVTEEEEAGAAADAAAGLADDMDLESLVAQFTATTDDDAKSNFAFGAHALEEIRNESEKECPLCFEEPMNEQLVTGCWHSACKKCLLDFMKHESDRGVVAKCFNCRAPLNQRDLFEVVRHDDEDDALSKSRISLQRLGANHSSAKVAALMSHLRALRREHPRMKSVIFSQFTSFLSLIEPALERANVKFLRLDGSMAQRARAAVLEDFQEKKGFMVLLISLRAGGVGLNLTSAGRVFMMDPWWSFAVEAQAIDRVHRLGQEDEVVIKRFIVKESVEERMLRIQERKKFIATSLGMMSDEEKKLQRIEDIKELLS
- a CDS encoding uncharacterized protein (COG:I~EggNog:ENOG503NW5K): MHRPQLALGRGLNRLVPSPSSRRCYVTDADVESARRYCLTQLHTSDYDAHLLRRFVPPPVQDTYAALRALNLELVRLPELVSNPTIGALRMKFWQESLDNTFAGRPPREPICLLLYKALQDLEERAGGATKKSIKFWVSRLVKTRERHMDNRPYASLAGLEDYAENTYSTMMYATLASTPLRSMHIDHLASHIGKACGIVAVLRGIPVLAAPAQPVKTPSGVNAPITREPSLLLPLDVMAEEGVKEEEVFRQGPNAPGLQDAVFKVATRANDHLITAREMLKRLKEGQDPGHDFEHEGEAEHIYGEENDTVREIRQSFGVLLEAVPAAQFLENLEKANFDPFAVRSSGWRLPWRIWQSLSKERL
- a CDS encoding uncharacterized protein (COG:J~EggNog:ENOG503NW5K), coding for MKFWQESLDNTFAGRPPREPICLLLYKALQDLEERAGGATKKSIKFWVSRLVKTRERHMDNRPYASLAGLEDYAENTYSTMMYATLASTPLRSMHIDHLASHIGKACGIVAVLRGIPVLAAPAQPVKTPSGVNAPITREPSLLLPLDVMAEEGVKEEEVFRQGPNAPGLQDAVFKVATRANDHLITAREMLKRLKEGQDPGHDFEHEGEAEHIYGEENDTVREIRQSFGVLLEAVPAAQFLENLEKANFDPFAVRSSGWRLPWRIWQSLSKERL